The segment AGCTAATGTCACAAAGAGTGAAAGATTTTCATTTACCTTTGAAATGTCAGCGTCCGGTTACAACTCGTTATTAATCACGCTGACGCCGGACCGTCCCGTTTCCACCGAACAGTTGTCTTCCTCCGTCACCAGCGAAACATTTCTTACATCACGGCAATTCTCTTCAATACCAAGCTTCTCCACTCAAACCGCAATCGCTACATCCGATTTTTCAGAAAACCTCAAAACATCTGACTCTTACAGTACAACTATTTCCAAAGTCCCGTTAATCTCCAACAGTGATTTCACGTTAACAGAGAGCAGCTCTACCTCTAACAGTGATTTCAGATTAATGGAGAGTAGCTCAATCTCTAACAGTGATTTCAGCTTAATAGAGAGTAGTAGCTCAATCTCTAACAGCGATTTCAGATTAATGGAGAGTAGCTCAATCTCTAACAGTGATTTCAGCTTAATAGAGAGTAGTAGCTCAATCTCTAACAGCGATTTCAGATTAATGGAGAGTAGTTCAATCTCTAACAGCGATTTCGGATTAATGGAGGGTAGCTCAATCTCTAACAGCGATTTCAGATTAATGGAGAGTAGCTCGATCTCTAACAGCGATTTCACGTTAATAGAGAGCAGCTCTATCTCTAACAGTGAATTCAGCTTAATAGAGAGAAGCTCACATTACCAATCAGTGAGCGCAATAGAGACTACATCCGTTCGTACTCCGCCATTACCACCCGGTACCGATAACTCCATGACTATCAGCAGTTCTGCGTTACCTTCATCGGCCACCTCACGTGTCGCTACCTCTCCCACAGACAGCGAAAAGGTACCGTCGACACAATTCCCCATCACACATTCCAGTTCAGCCTCGTACCCTTCCACTGACTCATCAATTGCAACGTCGCTCTTCCCCTCCCACGTGTTCATCACTGCAGAAATGCAGACAGGAAGTGCGCTGCCATCGTTTGCTATATTTTCGTCAACACTCGCACCAATTAGCTTCCCCGCTTATCCCCCGTCATCACAGATTATCGGAGCTGTCACCGAATCACTATCAAGCCATTCACCAACAGTGAGCAGTGAAAGTTCCTCGGTCTTAGTTAATACACCGTTTACAACACACACAATCGTTTCTAACTCCGAAAGTGTTACGACACAAACTGTTGCTACACCCTTGTCCATACTCCCGACCTCCTCTGACCTCGTTGCTTCATCACCTTCGCCGCTTTCAACCGACCAGACTCACGTTTCTACTAGTGTCTTTACATCAACACGAGGATCCCAAATTTTTATCACATCCACGCCAGTAGAAGAAACTGCTATCCCAACTCAACTTTCATCAAGTATTCACCATTCATCTTCAGCAGCATTCCCTGGTCATTACACCGCCAGTGTTCCGATACATTCCACATCTTCCACTGTTGATAAGATCCTACCAGAATCAACGTCACTTTACATAGCAGACGTGACATCAAGTGTTgttcatgacgtcatcagtacCACAAGTCAATCCATAGCGACAACTCCAGCAAACGAAACTGACGCTGTGGACCTAGTTTTTGTAAACCACGAGTTTGAGATGATGTTTCAAGGAAATTGTGAACCTCTTGTAAACGACAAAATGCTGTTGAAGGCTTTCTGGAAGGAACTGCACGAAAAAATCATCAGAAACCTAGAGTATAAACACAATTCTGTAAAAGCTGGTGCCATCGCTTGCAATCCTTTACGAATTTCGTTTACAGTTTATCAGATACCCATGAAATACCTGAAATTGATTTCCAGCTCATTAAAAGAGCTAGTCGGAGCTGTAAATATAACCGTCAATGTATTTGGTAACATGGAACATTACCAAGCTGTAAAACTTAATATGGCGCCAACTGTGAATGCAGACGAGCCCAATGCAACAGGACTAGAGGAAATTGACCTCATCGTGATCATCGCCGCAGGTGCTTTCTGTTTCGTTCTGATTTCTGCTGGCCTCATCATATGTGTACGTGAATACTATACACGCAGAAGAACACGGACATTTGAACTGGCAAACTACCAAGGGGAAGATTTTACATTGACCAGAATCCCACGACCCGCAGTC is part of the Ostrea edulis chromosome 2, xbOstEdul1.1, whole genome shotgun sequence genome and harbors:
- the LOC125679189 gene encoding mucin-2-like isoform X2; the protein is MWWGAAVYIVMLGCVRGVSGSKDNTTFSIPTLSPGSATPLVTTTSPTVDFTSMLSPSRDNSSISSPSKKTAPSGTLSPVLTPANVTKSERFSFTFEMSASGYNSLLITLTPDRPVSTEQLSSSVTSETFLTSRQFSSIPSFSTQTAIATSDFSENLKTSDSYSTTISKVPLISNSDFTLTESSSTSNSDFRLMESSSISNSDFSLIESSSSISNSDFRLMESSSISNSDFSLIESSSSISNSDFRLMESSSISNSDFGLMEGSSISNSDFRLMESSSISNSDFTLIESSSISNSEFSLIERSSHYQSVSAIETTSVRTPPLPPGTDNSMTISSSALPSSATSRVATSPTDSEKVPSTQFPITHSSSASYPSTDSSIATSLFPSHVFITAEMQTGSALPSFAIFSSTLAPISFPAYPPSSQIIGAVTESLSSHSPTVSSESSSVLVNTPFTTHTIVSNSESVTTQTVATPLSILPTSSDLVASSPSPLSTDQTHVSTSVFTSTRGSQIFITSTPVEETAIPTQLSSSIHHSSSAAFPGHYTASVPIHSTSSTVDKILPESTSLYIADVTSSVVHDVISTTSQSIATTPANETDAVDLVFVNHEFEMMFQGNCEPLVNDKMLLKAFWKELHEKIIRNLEYKHNSVKAGAIACNPLRISFTVYQIPMKYLKLISSSLKELVGAVNITVNVFGNMEHYQAVKLNMAPTVNADEPNATGLEEIDLIVIIAAGAFCFVLISAGLIICVREYYTRRRTRTFELANYQGEDFTLTRIPRPAVNYTDKNVDTRANGHSNGDPNDTERLMDSIHLRVNSNENGLMVGITGTLERQKAELDSSPPTSNAGSEHLQFPLVPKESESLQSQDNPIYYIDEQND
- the LOC125679189 gene encoding mucin-2-like isoform X1; its protein translation is MKSMRLHPWRIITQRTCKVCITQIIGSAMWWGAAVYIVMLGCVRGVSGSKDNTTFSIPTLSPGSATPLVTTTSPTVDFTSMLSPSRDNSSISSPSKKTAPSGTLSPVLTPANVTKSERFSFTFEMSASGYNSLLITLTPDRPVSTEQLSSSVTSETFLTSRQFSSIPSFSTQTAIATSDFSENLKTSDSYSTTISKVPLISNSDFTLTESSSTSNSDFRLMESSSISNSDFSLIESSSSISNSDFRLMESSSISNSDFSLIESSSSISNSDFRLMESSSISNSDFGLMEGSSISNSDFRLMESSSISNSDFTLIESSSISNSEFSLIERSSHYQSVSAIETTSVRTPPLPPGTDNSMTISSSALPSSATSRVATSPTDSEKVPSTQFPITHSSSASYPSTDSSIATSLFPSHVFITAEMQTGSALPSFAIFSSTLAPISFPAYPPSSQIIGAVTESLSSHSPTVSSESSSVLVNTPFTTHTIVSNSESVTTQTVATPLSILPTSSDLVASSPSPLSTDQTHVSTSVFTSTRGSQIFITSTPVEETAIPTQLSSSIHHSSSAAFPGHYTASVPIHSTSSTVDKILPESTSLYIADVTSSVVHDVISTTSQSIATTPANETDAVDLVFVNHEFEMMFQGNCEPLVNDKMLLKAFWKELHEKIIRNLEYKHNSVKAGAIACNPLRISFTVYQIPMKYLKLISSSLKELVGAVNITVNVFGNMEHYQAVKLNMAPTVNADEPNATGLEEIDLIVIIAAGAFCFVLISAGLIICVREYYTRRRTRTFELANYQGEDFTLTRIPRPAVNYTDKNVDTRANGHSNGDPNDTERLMDSIHLRVNSNENGLMVGITGTLERQKAELDSSPPTSNAGSEHLQFPLVPKESESLQSQDNPIYYIDEQND